The following is a genomic window from Pseudomonadota bacterium.
CTGTATTCTTCGCTCCATGGACCTTTTTTATGCTTGCATCTCTCCTGGGTATAAGATGCTGGAAAAAAAATATACCGGAACGGCTGATCATACTTCTCACGCTGGCCATATTCATATTTTTTACTATTTCCGGTTCCCGTCGTAGTTATTATATACTCCCCATATTGCCTGGATTAGCGCTGATTACCGGAAAAGAGATAACAGATTGGCTGACGACTGCAAGGGAACATGCTAATCAATGGGCTGTAAAATCGGCTGCAATATTAACGTGCTCTATTTTGATCCTGGCTGGAATATGTATAATCTTTGTCTTTTTTGACAACAGGATTCCATCGCATGTTTCTCAATTAGCGATTGGAGTTTTTGCTATTATTGCCGGTAGCACCTCTCTTATGTTGTTCTGTAAAAAAATACCTCAAAAAGGCCTTATAATACTTGTTTCGCTTATGTTTGTTATGGAGTTGTGGGTCTTTACTGTCGGTATGTCCGTTGCAGAGAAAAAAAGGACTCTACGACCTTTTGCCCTGAATGTGGCAGATTATTTAAAAAACGTCAGTGACGATAAAATTGCCCTCTGTCAGGGCTATGATTCGGCATTTGTATTTTATCTGAAACGTGGCCCTTTAAGGGTATTGAATACAGTTGAGGAAATTAAATCATTTCAAAAGATGCAAACCGACGGCTTTTTGATCGGCGATTCGTTTTTCATATCAAAATTTCAACAATCAGGAAACCTCGATGGCACATCTGTCGTCTTCATTGAAAAACTCGATCCAAAAAAACACGACGATAGTTTAGCTTTATTTTCGCTCAAAAAGTAAGCTTCCTCCCCGCTTCTTTTAAAAATAAGTACATTTTTTTAAACCCGGGTGGTTCTATTTCTTCAGCACGAATGGACAGGGCAAAACCCATGAAATGATAGAGGGCATCTATCATATCTGCGCCGTATTTCTTCATAAGGGCGTTTTTCATATATTTGCGCTTATGCTGAAAACACAATTTCACAAATTCTATCAGCTTTTCATCCACTACCCTTTCATCTTCTTTAAAAGTTATTGAGAGAAAAGCACTGTCTACTTTTGGCGGCGGTATAAAAACTGTTGGTTTTAAAATGAAAAGCAGCTTTGCTTCAGAAAGAAGCTGTAGATTTACCGATAATGCCCCGTAGGTACGCTTATGGGGTTTACTGACAACCCGTTCTGCTATCTCTCTCTGGACAGTCAGATGGGCGCTTTCTATTACCGCCCTTTCTGCTATTGCTTTGAAAAGTATAGGACCGGTAATCTTGTATGGGATATTCCCTATTATTTTGATTTTATTATTGGTTTTGAACTGGGAAAGAGATATGTTGAGAAAATCTTCAAAGATGATTTCAACATTCTTGTGTGTTTTTTCAACTTCATCGAGGTATTTTTTGAATGACCTGTCAATTTCTACCGCGTGTACAAACCCTGCTTTTTCTGCAAGACAATGCGTGAGATCACCCTGTCCAGGTCCAATCTCAACAACAACATCGTCTTTGTTGATACCGGATAGACGCACTATTTTATTGAGCATATGTTTGTCTTTAATCAGATGCTGGGAGAGACTTTTTTTGAGCATAATCTTTTTGAGCTCTGTTCTCCGCTATGTCATTGCCATTCTTGAATAACCCTTTACATCCAGCGATGAAGTAATTCCCTTTTTAAAATAATAATACCCTGTAATTGCGATCATGGCAGCATTATCTGTGCAAAAATGTGGAGAAGAAAATAAGACATCGAGATTCTCTTGAGTACATCTTTCAGAGAAAATTTCCCGCAACCTGCCGTTTGCTGCAACACCACCACCTACCACAATCCTTTCAATCCCATAATCCTTTGCCGCCTTTATTGTCTTGTATGAAAGGAGATCGCAAATGGCTTCCTGAAAAGAGGATAGAATATGGGCTAAATTGACATCGGAAAAACCATTTTTTTTTATATAGTTTATAAAGGATGTTTTTAAACCGCTAAAACTGAAGTCGTAGTTAGCCTCTTCTTTCATGGGTCTGGGAAATATTACATAATCCTTTACTCCTTTCCGGGCAATATCCTCAATTATTTGCCCGCCAGGGTACCCAATCTTAAGATATTTTGCGATTTTATCAAAGGCTTCACCTGCCGCATCATCTCTCGTGCTCCCTAACATTTTAAAATGACAGTAGTCTTCAAACAAAAGTATAATTGTATGTCCACCTGATACAACAAGGGCGATGAAAGGGAAATCCACTTCATTTTCAAGAAAGACGCTCATCGCATGTGCCTCGATATGATTAACTGCTATCAGGGGTTTTTCTAATGCAAATGCAAGACCCTTGGCAAAACATAAACCGGCCAGAATAGAGCCGATTAAACCCGGACCGTTTGTAACGCTTACCAAATCAATGTCTTGCGATAAAACTCCGGCTTCTTTCAGGACATTACCGTAGATTCCGTCTATCAGCTCAACGTGTTTTCTTGAGGCAATTTCAGGAACAATGCCACCGAAGAAACGGTGAAAGTCAACCTGGCTCGAGACAATATTAGAACGTATCTTTTTATCATCTTCAAGGACTGAAATTGATGTATCATCACAGGATGTATCGATGCCGAGGGTAATCATTCGTTTAATTCAGCAATAATTCCTGATGGGAAATCCTGGTCGGGGAGGTCCAGGATTTTAAATTCGCAATCGATTTCATATTTCTTTCCAGTGTATCTCGATTTTTTGTTGCTTTTTGAGGTCTTCAATCAGGCCTTTATAGTACTCTTCTCTTTTCTTTAATGAAACATATTGAATGTAACTCTTTTTGTCCTTTTCCCATTCTTCTTTATCGGGTTGTTTTTCATCTTTATACACAAAAACATAGTATATCCCGGAAATATCAACCGGCTTTTCGTATAATCTATTGTTTTTTGTCAGCGCCAAAACACCTGTATATTCAGGAGGCAATACACCTATCTTTGGAATGGAAGTAGAGTTTCTTGGTATTAACCCTGTATCGTTTTTTGTATTCACATTTTTATTACTTATTCCAGCTTCTGCTTCTGCCTTTGCAATAAGTTTTGTCTTTTCTTTCACGACCCGCTCTTTGATTTCCTTTATAACAACATTTTTATCGAGCGGTTTCCCTGCCTCTGCATCCACCAACTGGAATATATACGAACGTGCGCCGTCCCTGACCGGAAGGGAAATGTCCCCTTTCTTCAGCCCTTTGAGCCATTCGTCTATCTTTAATCCCTTAAATTTTTTGATAAGCTCGCTTTCTTTCATCGCCCCGACATCAGCCACTTCAAGGCCTTTTTGTTTTGCATATTCAGCAATATCTTTAGCCTTCAACAGGTCTACATAGGCTGCATCATCCTTTACAGAGCTCTTTTCATCTATCACTATATATTTCAATCTGTAAGTGTTTTCACTTTTGTGCCTGTCCTTTTCCTTTTCATACATATCTTCGAGTTCCTTGTCGTTAACGGTTACTTTGTCTTTAAATGCAGCGGGGTCAAACTGGGCATACGAAAGGTTTATTTTCCCTTTCTCTTCGGTATAGCTTGTCCATGCGCCATTCTCATTTACGAACACACTATTGTCGTTAAGAACATTAATCAGCTTTGAAGTAAGCAGCCTCGATTTTTCTGATCCTTCAAATTTCTTAGGGTCAATATTATTTCTTTTTAAAACTTCCGCATAAACATTCTGACTGAATTTACCGTCACTTTTAAAGGCATCGATATTTGCAATATATTCAGAAAATTCTCTATCAGAAACATTCAGACCCACTTCTTTCGCCTTGAGAAGTAATACATATTTGTCAACGAGCTCATCCATGGCCTTTTCTTTTATCTTGAGCTGATTGAGGACAGTTTCATCGAGCCTGTCCTTATAAAGCATTCTATAAAAATTAAGCAGTCTGTTATACGATTCCTGGTATTCAATGATTGAAACCTCATACGGGCCTATTTTTGCTACAACCTTTTCTCCGCCTCTGAAAGAGCCTGCGCCCCAGAAAATAAATACCACAATGATTATGCCAAACAAGGCTTTAACCAGATAACCGGTTGCATACTTTCTCATGAATCTTAACATTGTCTCTCCCCACTATTGATTTTGAAACTTTAAAATAGTATATTAAGAGAGCTTTTTCAATATCTTTAATCCAAATAAGAAGGGACAAAAAATGTTCGAATCTTTATTCGGCTTTATATCGAAAGATTTAGCTATAGACCTTGGAACAGCCAATACCCTTGTATACGTCAAGGGAAGAGGCATTGTATCCAATGAACCATCTGTTGTTGCAGTCCATAAAGATTCAAGGGGCACGAAGAAGGTAATTGCCGTTGGACAAGAAGCAAAACAGATGCTTGGTAAAACCCCTGGGAATATTGTGGCCATCAGACCGTTAAAAGACGGTGTCATAGCCGACTTTGAAATCACTGAGGCAATGCTCAAATATTTTATACAGAAGATTCACAATAAAAAATCCTATGCAAGACCTCGGATCGTTATTTCAGTACCTTCCGGCATCACACCCGTCGAGAAAAGGGCGGTCAAGGAATCTGCAGAATCTGCCGGTGCAAGGGAGGTGTATCTTATTGAGGAGCCAATGGCAGCAGCTATTGGCGTTGGTCTTCCAATTACCGAACCAAGCGGCAACATGATTGTTGATATCGGTGGCGGGACAACTGAGGTGGCAGTAATAAGTCTGGCTGGAATTGTATATTGCAATTCCGTGAGGGTTGCAGGTGATAAGATTGATGAGGCCATCATCCAGTATATTAAAAGAAAATATAATCTGCTCATTGGCGAGAGAACAGCAGAAATGATCAAAATAAATATTGGCTCAGCTTATCCTGCCATCGATGGCGAAGAGCTGACTATGGAAGTAAAAGGACGGGACCTGGTTGGAGGCATACCCAAAACCCTGGAGATTTCTTCAAATGAAATACGGGAAGCAATAGCTGAACCGGTGAATGCAATCGTTGAAGCAGTCAGGATCGCCCTTGAAAGAACACCACCAGAACTTGCATCAGACATTGTTGATAAAGGCATTGTCATCAGTGGAGGCGGTGCGCTGCTGAGAAACCTCGATCTTTTGATCAAAGAGGTTACAAGACTCCCGGTTATCATCGCGGAGAATCCGCTTACTGCGGTTGTAGAAGGTGCCGGAAAAGCACTCGATGAGGTAGCGCTCTTAAAAGAAATAGCAACTTACTTTTGATATAAGTGGGTAATTGAAAAAGACCGTAGTTATTATCATCGCTGGCATAATTCTTATATTATCTTTTCTTGTTTTTACAAATATTCCATTATTTTTTAAGGGCTACTCAAAAGTTAAAACCAGCGTCGGTGAAGTAACGGGCCCTACCCTGAAACTCATGAGCAAACCCACACAACTCGTACGATACATGCTTGACTCATACATAAATTTAGTTGGGGTCAAGAAAGAAAACTTCGAGCTAAAAAAAAAGCTTGATACCCTCCAAGTAGAAAATCAGAAGATAGCAGAATTAGATAAAGAAAACAAAAGATTAAAAGCAATTTTACAACTTACGGAGCAACACCCCAACACCATGATAGCTGCGAGAGTTATTGGCGAAGATGTAAAAAACTGGTTTAAATGCATCATTATCGATAAAGGAAGAGATCACGGCATAAGAGAAAAGATGCCTGTTGTTACGCCAAAAGGTGTAGTAGGCCAGGTAGTGGAAATAAACAAGTGGCACTCGAAGGTAATGATAATAAATGATACCAACTCTTCGGTAGATGTTTACATAGAAGGTAAAAACACAAGGGGTGTACTCGAAGGGACAGGACAGACTACGCTCAAATTAAAATATATACCGAAAAATGATGAAATCGCTATTGGTGATAAATTAATCACATCAGGCAAAGACAGCATCTACCCCAGGGGTCTTCCAACAGGCATAATCATCACAATAAACAGGAACAAAGCCGGGATTTTTGCTGATGTAGATGTGATGCCTTTTAACAACTATAAAAGATTAGATGAAGTTCTCATAGTAAAGAAAAAATGAAAATAGCTTCATATATTCTGATCAGTATAATCTTCATAATTTTTGAATCAGCTATTCTTTCCATTTTCCCCGTTGAATTTTTTAAACCTGACGTGGGGATACCCTTTATCATATACATAACCCTCTTTTTAGGGCCGGGGACTGGTTTTTTGACAACATTAATCATTGGCCTGTTCCAGGAAATTCTCTCTAATGCACCTCCCGGCTCAATGATTTTTACAAAAATTTCTATTTTTCTCCTTGTAACTTTTTTGAAAGGGAAACTATATATTGACTCAAAATACAGTTTCTCATATATATGCGGTGGATCCGTGGTGGTTGAATCATTTCTTTTTCTTGTTTTGTCGCTCCTTTCCAAGGGCGAATTGAAGAATGTTATGAATGTGTTTTTCTATATCATTCCAAATGCCATATTTACCGGCTTTATATCTATTTTCATCTTTTCAATGATAGAATATATAAATATGAGGTTCTTGAGCAGAGAATAGATTTCCACGGGCAAGTCCGTGTTACTATAGATACGTATGCTTCGCGTGAAAAACGGAAGCATTCACCCACGCCTGAAGACGTGGTCCTTTGCTGGCTTGTGCCATTCGTGGGAATCCACTCTGCGAGCATAAGCAAGCATGAGGGGAAAGCTCCGCGGGCTTTGCACGTGGAGGGGGCGACGCAAGCTCCTATAATAGAAAGGGACAAAAAACTGGACAATTTTACTAAAGAAGATAAATCAGCAATTAACAGCAAGTATAAATGGTGCAGGCGATTACTCGTATTTACGGTAATCATACTCTGCATCAGGCTCTGGGATCTTCAAATCATGAAGGGAAATGAGATGCGAAAACTCTCGGAGCAAAATCGCATAAGGGTTAAAAAGGTCATAGCTCCAAGGGGGATCATGTATGACAAAAATGGAAAGATTTTAGCTGATACAAGACCTTCCTTTAACATGTATGTAACCCCTGAAGACATAAAGGACTTTAATCAGACAATCGATGGGCTTGCAAAGCTGCTTGATCTCGACCGTGAAGAGATAATAAACAAATTGAAAGCGGCAAGCGGATTTCCCCCCTCATTTCCTGTGAAAATCAAACCTGATATTTCTATGGACGAGGTGGCAAAAGTAGAGGCAAACCGGGTGTATCTTCCCGGTGTGAGCATCCAGATTGAACCAAAAAGGAACTATCCCTACGGCAAAATGATGGCCCACATGCTTGGTTATGTTTCAGAGATTAGCGATGAAGAAATAAAAGCAAAGGAATTCAAAAGTTATTCTCTTGGTGATTTTATCGGCAGATATGGGCTTGAAAGAGCATATGAATCACAACTACGTGGGGTAGACGGTGAAAAAAGGGTCGAAGTTGATGCCATGGGGAGAGAGGTAAGAACCCTCGAAATTAAAGACTCCACTCCAGGGAACAGTTTATATTTAAATATTAACCTTGAGATACAAACAGCCGTTGAAAAGGCCTATGATGGTAAAAAGGGTGGTTGTATTGCTGTTGAACCAAAGACCGGCGCTGTAGTTGCCCTTTTAAGTCGACCGGCCTTTGATCCGAACAAATTTGCCGGTGGAATTTCAAAAGAAGACTGGAAGGCAATTATTACGGACAAAACGCATCCCCTTCAAAACAGGGTGACACAGGGCAGATATCCTCCCGGATCAACCTTTAAAATAGTCTCAGCATTAAAGGCACTGGATGAAGGGATTATTAATGAGAGGACAAGTTTCACCTGCCGTGGCGGATTTCCATTCGGTAAAAGGGTATTCAAGTGCTGGAAAAAGGGAGGTCATGGGACTGTTGCGGTGCATCGAGGTATCGTTGAGTCCTGTGACATCTTTTTTTATAATGTCGGGTTGAAGCTTGGCGTCGACAGAATACACGAGATGGCTGATGCAATCGGTCTTGGAAAGACAACGGGCATTGATTTGCCCGGCGAGAAGAACGGTCTTGTGCCTTCCTCTGAATGGAAGAAAAAGACATACGGTGAACAATGGTATGAGGGTGAAACCGTATCCGTTTCAATTGGTCAGGGCGCTGTCTGGCTCACCCCGGTACAACTTCTTCAATTATCTGCTTTCGTTGCCAATGATGGTGTCACATTTAAACCGCAGATAGTAAACAGGATAGTTTCACCAGAGGGGAAAACCTTAAAAACCTTTGAGCCGGTTATGAATTCTAATGCAAAACTCAAAAAGGAAACAGTAAGGATTGTGAAAGAAGGGATGTGGGGTGTTGTTAACGAACCCAGTGGCACAGCTCATGGCTCGCGCCTTCAAACCGTCAGCATGAGCGGTAAAACGGGTACTGCACAATCTGTTGGAGAAAAAGGGAAAAACCTGGGTGACCATGCCTGGTTCATTGCCTATGCACCAGCAGAGGAACCTGCCATTGCCATATCGGTACTCGTCGAGTATGGTGGCCATGGCGCCAGCATTGCAGCCCCCATAGCAAAATTAATTACAGAAAATCTTTACAAACCAAAGGTTGAAATAAAAGAGGCAAGAGCTTATGAAAATAGATAAAAGAAGATTATACCATTTAGACTGGTATCTCATTATTAACGGATTAGCCATATTTGCCATTGGCATATTCAACCTCATCAGCGCAACCAGTTCTTTTTACAGCGGATCGTACAATTTCATAATGAAACAATTTATAGCCTTTGGAATAGGATTGGTCCTCATTGTAGTTATTATCCAGTACGATTATAAAGTAATAGCGGAGCATTCCAAGTGGTTTTACGCAGCGGGATTGTTTTTTATTGTCCTTGTCCTTGGAATAGGAATGGCAGCGGGTGGAGCGAAACGGTGGATCAATATTTTTGGTATAAGCATTCAACCGTCAGAATTTATGAAACCTATACTCGTCCTTTTTCTTGCTAACATGCTTTATCAAAGGAAAAGGGAAAATATCCCACTCGGTTTGAGGGATATTGGTCTGCCAATGCTTTATATTATAATCCCCTTTATACTTATCGTTAAACAACCCGACCTTGGCACAGGCATAATTGTTGTGCTGGTAAGTCTTTCTATTCTATGGCTTGTAGGTTTGAAAAAATCCACTTATGCTGTGCTTATGAGTTTTGGTGCAATCATCCCCTTCGTTGCCTGGAGTTACCTTCTGAAACCTTACCAGAAAATGAGGGTATTGAGTTTTATAAATATCGATGCTGACCCCTCAGGCTTCGGATATCATGCAAAACAGGCAATGATAGCTGTAGGATCAGGGAAATTAATCGGTAAAGGGTATATGTCTGGAACTCAGCACAAACTCCAGTTTATCCCTGAACACCACACTGATTTTATATTCACTGTAATAGGAGAAGAATGGGGATTTATCGGTTCAATAATCCTTTTTCTACTTTTTGTATCTTTTATTTACCGATGTCTCAAGATAGCTCAGGAAGCACATGATGAGCTTGGGTCTATTATTGCTTTTGGGCTTGCGTCAATCATTTATCTACAGTTTACGATCAATGTTATGATGGCGATACACCTTGCTCCTGTAGTCGGGATACCCTTACCATTTATCAGTTACGGGGGTTCATCTCTCGTTTCAATCCTTGCTTCTGTTGGGCTCCTGTTAAACATCAGCATGAGAAGATATATGTTTTAGATGAGACATAAATACTGGATACTTGATACTGGTTTAAGCCAGAATACAGAATCCGGTATCGGGGTTCTCAGGGTTATTTCTCAATTATCCATGAATCAAGCATTGCCTTTGCTGCACCATAATACTTATCATACTGTTCAACAGGGGCAGAATATATGAAGACGTGAAAAACGTTCCCATTAGCCCTTGGAAGAACAATAAGCCACTGTTTACTGTTTTTGCCGTTGTAGTTATATTCGGCCAGGAATTGTTGCCCTGCAAGCTTTAAATCGTTTCTGTTATATATAAACGGTTCCGCAGGAAAAACCTTTGCGTGTTTTGTTATCTTCAATTGATTCTGAAAATCCTCTATAACAGCGCTGATGCTATGATACTTGCCTTCCTTGACTTTCGTTGACAACAGGTTTTGTATGCCTATTATCGGGACATATTTGTCTACCCCCTCTTTCCTGCTGAACAACAATATATGTGCAGCCTGCTTGTTGTAAATCCAGTCGGCAGGGTATTGAATGGAGTATCCAAAACCCTTTTCTTGAAATATTTTTAGCTCATTTGTTGCATTTGCCGCATCTTTGAATAAAGCGGGTTGAATAAAAACAAAAGCAGCTAGA
Proteins encoded in this region:
- the rsmA gene encoding 16S rRNA (adenine(1518)-N(6)/adenine(1519)-N(6))-dimethyltransferase RsmA — translated: MLKKSLSQHLIKDKHMLNKIVRLSGINKDDVVVEIGPGQGDLTHCLAEKAGFVHAVEIDRSFKKYLDEVEKTHKNVEIIFEDFLNISLSQFKTNNKIKIIGNIPYKITGPILFKAIAERAVIESAHLTVQREIAERVVSKPHKRTYGALSVNLQLLSEAKLLFILKPTVFIPPPKVDSAFLSITFKEDERVVDEKLIEFVKLCFQHKRKYMKNALMKKYGADMIDALYHFMGFALSIRAEEIEPPGFKKMYLFLKEAGRKLTF
- the tsaD gene encoding tRNA (adenosine(37)-N6)-threonylcarbamoyltransferase complex transferase subunit TsaD, translated to MITLGIDTSCDDTSISVLEDDKKIRSNIVSSQVDFHRFFGGIVPEIASRKHVELIDGIYGNVLKEAGVLSQDIDLVSVTNGPGLIGSILAGLCFAKGLAFALEKPLIAVNHIEAHAMSVFLENEVDFPFIALVVSGGHTIILLFEDYCHFKMLGSTRDDAAGEAFDKIAKYLKIGYPGGQIIEDIARKGVKDYVIFPRPMKEEANYDFSFSGLKTSFINYIKKNGFSDVNLAHILSSFQEAICDLLSYKTIKAAKDYGIERIVVGGGVAANGRLREIFSERCTQENLDVLFSSPHFCTDNAAMIAITGYYYFKKGITSSLDVKGYSRMAMT
- a CDS encoding SurA N-terminal domain-containing protein translates to MLRFMRKYATGYLVKALFGIIIVVFIFWGAGSFRGGEKVVAKIGPYEVSIIEYQESYNRLLNFYRMLYKDRLDETVLNQLKIKEKAMDELVDKYVLLLKAKEVGLNVSDREFSEYIANIDAFKSDGKFSQNVYAEVLKRNNIDPKKFEGSEKSRLLTSKLINVLNDNSVFVNENGAWTSYTEEKGKINLSYAQFDPAAFKDKVTVNDKELEDMYEKEKDRHKSENTYRLKYIVIDEKSSVKDDAAYVDLLKAKDIAEYAKQKGLEVADVGAMKESELIKKFKGLKIDEWLKGLKKGDISLPVRDGARSYIFQLVDAEAGKPLDKNVVIKEIKERVVKEKTKLIAKAEAEAGISNKNVNTKNDTGLIPRNSTSIPKIGVLPPEYTGVLALTKNNRLYEKPVDISGIYYVFVYKDEKQPDKEEWEKDKKSYIQYVSLKKREEYYKGLIEDLKKQQKIEIHWKEI
- a CDS encoding rod shape-determining protein — protein: MFESLFGFISKDLAIDLGTANTLVYVKGRGIVSNEPSVVAVHKDSRGTKKVIAVGQEAKQMLGKTPGNIVAIRPLKDGVIADFEITEAMLKYFIQKIHNKKSYARPRIVISVPSGITPVEKRAVKESAESAGAREVYLIEEPMAAAIGVGLPITEPSGNMIVDIGGGTTEVAVISLAGIVYCNSVRVAGDKIDEAIIQYIKRKYNLLIGERTAEMIKINIGSAYPAIDGEELTMEVKGRDLVGGIPKTLEISSNEIREAIAEPVNAIVEAVRIALERTPPELASDIVDKGIVISGGGALLRNLDLLIKEVTRLPVIIAENPLTAVVEGAGKALDEVALLKEIATYF
- the mreC gene encoding rod shape-determining protein MreC, with product MKKTVVIIIAGIILILSFLVFTNIPLFFKGYSKVKTSVGEVTGPTLKLMSKPTQLVRYMLDSYINLVGVKKENFELKKKLDTLQVENQKIAELDKENKRLKAILQLTEQHPNTMIAARVIGEDVKNWFKCIIIDKGRDHGIREKMPVVTPKGVVGQVVEINKWHSKVMIINDTNSSVDVYIEGKNTRGVLEGTGQTTLKLKYIPKNDEIAIGDKLITSGKDSIYPRGLPTGIIITINRNKAGIFADVDVMPFNNYKRLDEVLIVKKK
- the mrdA gene encoding penicillin-binding protein 2 gives rise to the protein MEGATQAPIIERDKKLDNFTKEDKSAINSKYKWCRRLLVFTVIILCIRLWDLQIMKGNEMRKLSEQNRIRVKKVIAPRGIMYDKNGKILADTRPSFNMYVTPEDIKDFNQTIDGLAKLLDLDREEIINKLKAASGFPPSFPVKIKPDISMDEVAKVEANRVYLPGVSIQIEPKRNYPYGKMMAHMLGYVSEISDEEIKAKEFKSYSLGDFIGRYGLERAYESQLRGVDGEKRVEVDAMGREVRTLEIKDSTPGNSLYLNINLEIQTAVEKAYDGKKGGCIAVEPKTGAVVALLSRPAFDPNKFAGGISKEDWKAIITDKTHPLQNRVTQGRYPPGSTFKIVSALKALDEGIINERTSFTCRGGFPFGKRVFKCWKKGGHGTVAVHRGIVESCDIFFYNVGLKLGVDRIHEMADAIGLGKTTGIDLPGEKNGLVPSSEWKKKTYGEQWYEGETVSVSIGQGAVWLTPVQLLQLSAFVANDGVTFKPQIVNRIVSPEGKTLKTFEPVMNSNAKLKKETVRIVKEGMWGVVNEPSGTAHGSRLQTVSMSGKTGTAQSVGEKGKNLGDHAWFIAYAPAEEPAIAISVLVEYGGHGASIAAPIAKLITENLYKPKVEIKEARAYENR
- the rodA gene encoding rod shape-determining protein RodA; this encodes MKIDKRRLYHLDWYLIINGLAIFAIGIFNLISATSSFYSGSYNFIMKQFIAFGIGLVLIVVIIQYDYKVIAEHSKWFYAAGLFFIVLVLGIGMAAGGAKRWINIFGISIQPSEFMKPILVLFLANMLYQRKRENIPLGLRDIGLPMLYIIIPFILIVKQPDLGTGIIVVLVSLSILWLVGLKKSTYAVLMSFGAIIPFVAWSYLLKPYQKMRVLSFINIDADPSGFGYHAKQAMIAVGSGKLIGKGYMSGTQHKLQFIPEHHTDFIFTVIGEEWGFIGSIILFLLFVSFIYRCLKIAQEAHDELGSIIAFGLASIIYLQFTINVMMAIHLAPVVGIPLPFISYGGSSLVSILASVGLLLNISMRRYMF